From one Verrucomicrobiota bacterium genomic stretch:
- a CDS encoding class I SAM-dependent methyltransferase has translation MSRVHDHNRRAWDERVRRQESYTATATEPQFKNPLAVIDQCGWLGDVSGRRVLCLAAGGGKQGPLYAAAGAIVTVVDLSPNMLELDRQVAAERKLKIETVEASMDDLSMFGEASFDLVVQPVSTCYVPDVERVYQQVARVAVSGGLYISQHKQPVNLQADAFPSARGYVLNEPYHRTGPLPPVPAGTANRESGTLEFLHRWEQLLGGLCRNGFVIEDVAEPRHADPKAEPGTFGHRSCYVPPYIKIKARRRSEAASESAIRKILLGPRDGRQSS, from the coding sequence ATGAGCCGCGTCCACGACCATAACCGCCGCGCCTGGGATGAGCGCGTGCGACGGCAGGAATCGTACACGGCGACGGCGACCGAACCGCAGTTCAAGAATCCCCTGGCGGTCATCGATCAATGCGGCTGGTTGGGTGACGTGTCGGGCCGGCGCGTGCTTTGCCTGGCGGCGGGCGGCGGCAAACAAGGACCGCTTTACGCGGCGGCGGGCGCGATTGTCACGGTGGTCGATCTCAGCCCGAACATGCTCGAACTGGATCGCCAGGTCGCGGCAGAGCGGAAACTGAAAATCGAAACGGTCGAAGCTTCGATGGACGACTTGTCGATGTTTGGTGAAGCGAGTTTCGATCTGGTGGTTCAACCCGTGAGCACCTGTTACGTGCCGGATGTCGAACGCGTTTATCAACAAGTGGCGCGCGTCGCGGTCTCCGGCGGACTTTACATCAGCCAGCACAAGCAACCGGTGAATCTTCAGGCCGATGCTTTCCCGTCGGCGCGGGGTTATGTGTTGAACGAACCGTATCATCGGACCGGGCCGCTGCCGCCGGTCCCGGCGGGCACGGCGAACCGCGAGTCGGGCACGCTGGAATTCCTGCATCGTTGGGAGCAATTGCTTGGTGGATTGTGCCGGAACGGATTTGTGATCGAGGACGTCGCGGAGCCGCGGCATGCGGACCCGAAAGCGGAGCCCGGCACTTTCGGCCATCGCAGTTGCTACGTGCCGCCCTATATCAAAATCAAGGCGCGGAGGAGGAGCGAGGCCGCGTCGGAATCTGCCATACGGAAGATACTGCTTGGTCCGCGGGATGGACGACAAAGCTCGTAG